One Pontibacillus yanchengensis DNA window includes the following coding sequences:
- a CDS encoding cellobiose phosphorylase, translating to MRKSHYYYDAQKGFVIENFDKAKTFSSFLPGIAGVKGIPMWAFYVNRGQGICSFGIENKNSPIMEFSPASIAYRNVSKNGFRTFVKLKNQERLIEPFSPDVDTEHIQRNMYIKENRLTIEEINPEVGINVTVNYFQIPHDHFAGLVRKVEITNLNDTPLDLEVVDGMPEVLPYGVENMAYKEVGNLLRSWMEVYNLENSIPFYHVRASIGDEAKVEEVTKGHFYLSFTDDKQLQSPIVDADILFGTESSLRYPEGFIQHSLDELATFSQVTANKVPCAFTPVKKYLEPQQSVTISSIIGHVEDIDVINSRVNELTRLNYIQEKQQAADELVHQLTDSIQTATDSPVFDQYCRQTYLDNVLRGGVPLLLENGEDNFVYHVFSRKHGDMERDYNFFRIAPEYYSQGNGNFRDANQNRRNDIFFNPKIGSFNVNMFMSLIQIDGYNPLSVEGCTFEIPQVRLDSVKQVVENHVSSHQEEIIQLLSSRFTPGKLMHYIALHHVDVKGNEDEFLANILSNSTQQIEASFGEGFWTDHWTYNLDHIESYLAIYPDQIEAFLFDDHTYAFFDSPVRVLPRKQKHVLSNGTVRQYGAVQEDEQKMKKLGVGLQDTNWLRTKSGEGEVYQTSLFAKLISLSLVKFSSLDPYGMGIEMEANKPGWNDALNGLPGLIGSGMGETFELKRLINFMLQNMSMYEGKSIYLPEEITSFLYNVNTLVEEYYSDHINEFTYWDEVSTLRETFRENVRFGITGKEESVSLAELKSMYEGFLNKINKGIQRAIEIGDGLSPTYLSYEASDYEVIDLEQSETLSTFEGLPPVRVKRFTVKPLNHFLEAPARALKTSENKEVSLSIYNAVKETALFDEALKMYKTSVDLTNESYEIGRIKAFTPGWLERESVFLHMSYKYLLGLIKSSLYDEFFEEIKTSLIPFLDAEKYGRSTLENVSFIATSVNPDPAVHGQGFVARLSGSTAEFLSMWKEMMFGHYPFTMVNGELAFALNPILPGWLFNEQGEVSATFLGSTTITYKNQDKRNTYGENHTEVNSMKLVYHDGKSEIIEDAIIVGDIAYDIRNGDVASIEVEMS from the coding sequence ATGAGGAAAAGCCACTATTATTATGATGCACAAAAAGGATTTGTTATTGAAAACTTTGATAAGGCAAAGACATTTTCTAGTTTCCTACCCGGGATTGCAGGTGTAAAAGGGATTCCAATGTGGGCGTTCTACGTGAATAGAGGTCAAGGCATTTGTAGCTTTGGAATAGAAAATAAAAATTCTCCTATTATGGAATTTTCACCTGCGAGTATTGCCTATCGCAATGTATCGAAAAACGGCTTTAGAACGTTTGTTAAATTGAAGAATCAGGAGCGCCTAATAGAGCCCTTTAGTCCTGATGTAGATACGGAACACATTCAACGAAACATGTATATAAAAGAAAATCGGCTAACAATTGAGGAAATCAATCCAGAAGTCGGAATAAACGTAACGGTAAACTATTTTCAAATTCCTCATGATCATTTCGCTGGACTCGTTCGAAAAGTGGAAATTACCAACCTTAATGACACACCCTTGGATTTGGAAGTCGTGGATGGTATGCCGGAGGTTCTTCCTTATGGGGTTGAAAATATGGCTTATAAGGAAGTAGGAAACCTATTAAGAAGTTGGATGGAAGTGTATAACCTAGAGAACAGCATTCCCTTTTATCATGTTCGAGCAAGTATTGGGGATGAAGCAAAGGTAGAGGAAGTGACTAAAGGCCATTTTTACCTATCTTTCACAGATGATAAGCAGCTACAGTCTCCAATTGTCGATGCAGATATCTTATTTGGTACAGAAAGCTCGCTTCGTTATCCAGAAGGGTTTATCCAACATTCCTTGGATGAGTTAGCTACTTTTTCACAAGTTACAGCTAATAAAGTACCTTGCGCATTTACTCCTGTCAAAAAATATTTGGAACCACAACAGTCTGTTACTATCTCTAGCATTATAGGCCATGTAGAAGATATTGATGTAATAAATTCTAGGGTCAATGAACTAACAAGATTGAATTACATACAAGAAAAACAACAAGCTGCGGATGAGCTCGTTCATCAACTTACCGATTCCATTCAGACAGCCACGGATTCCCCTGTTTTTGACCAATACTGTCGTCAAACCTATTTAGACAATGTATTACGCGGAGGCGTTCCGTTATTGTTAGAAAATGGAGAGGATAACTTTGTTTATCACGTATTTTCTAGAAAGCATGGCGATATGGAAAGGGACTATAATTTCTTCCGTATAGCACCAGAGTATTATTCTCAAGGTAATGGAAACTTTCGTGATGCTAATCAGAATAGACGAAATGATATCTTCTTTAACCCTAAGATTGGCAGTTTCAATGTCAACATGTTTATGAGCTTGATTCAAATAGATGGCTATAACCCACTCTCGGTGGAGGGATGCACGTTTGAAATTCCACAAGTACGTCTAGATAGCGTTAAACAAGTTGTAGAAAACCATGTATCTTCTCATCAAGAAGAGATTATACAATTGCTTTCTTCCCGCTTCACACCTGGTAAGCTCATGCATTATATTGCGCTTCATCATGTTGACGTAAAGGGGAATGAAGATGAATTTCTAGCAAACATCCTATCCAATAGTACTCAACAAATAGAAGCTAGCTTCGGGGAAGGGTTTTGGACAGATCATTGGACGTATAACCTTGACCATATTGAAAGCTACTTGGCTATTTATCCAGATCAGATCGAAGCTTTCTTATTTGATGATCATACGTATGCGTTTTTTGATAGTCCTGTACGTGTACTTCCTAGAAAGCAAAAGCATGTCCTTTCTAACGGTACTGTAAGACAGTATGGAGCAGTACAGGAAGACGAACAGAAAATGAAGAAACTAGGAGTTGGTCTGCAAGATACTAATTGGCTTCGAACCAAATCGGGTGAAGGTGAAGTCTATCAAACCAGTTTATTTGCAAAATTGATTTCGCTATCCTTAGTAAAATTCTCTTCCTTAGATCCATATGGGATGGGAATTGAAATGGAAGCCAATAAGCCTGGTTGGAATGATGCGCTAAATGGTTTGCCAGGTTTAATAGGATCAGGTATGGGTGAAACATTTGAGTTGAAAAGATTGATTAATTTTATGCTCCAGAATATGTCCATGTATGAAGGCAAATCCATTTATCTTCCTGAGGAAATTACAAGCTTCCTTTACAATGTGAATACTCTAGTTGAGGAGTACTACTCTGACCATATCAATGAATTTACGTACTGGGATGAAGTTTCCACTCTTAGGGAGACATTCAGAGAGAATGTACGATTTGGGATAACTGGTAAGGAAGAATCTGTTTCATTAGCCGAACTAAAGTCGATGTATGAAGGGTTTTTAAATAAAATCAACAAAGGCATTCAACGTGCAATTGAAATAGGTGATGGACTCTCACCAACTTACTTGTCCTATGAAGCAAGCGATTATGAGGTAATAGATTTGGAGCAATCCGAAACATTATCAACGTTTGAAGGTTTGCCGCCAGTTCGTGTTAAAAGGTTTACGGTCAAACCTCTTAATCACTTTTTAGAAGCTCCTGCAAGGGCTTTAAAGACATCTGAAAATAAAGAAGTATCCTTATCTATCTATAACGCTGTAAAAGAGACAGCTTTATTTGATGAAGCGTTAAAGATGTATAAAACCTCCGTTGATCTAACAAATGAGTCGTACGAGATTGGTAGGATTAAAGCATTCACACCAGGATGGCTAGAAAGAGAATCTGTATTTCTCCATATGTCCTATAAATACTTACTTGGACTGATTAAATCTTCCTTATATGATGAGTTTTTCGAGGAAATAAAAACATCACTCATACCGTTTTTAGATGCTGAGAAATATGGAAGGAGTACACTTGAAAATGTCTCTTTTATTGCTACATCTGTCAATCCAGATCCAGCGGTTCATGGACAAGGTTTTGTTGCGCGACTAAGTGGATCTACGGCAGAATTCTTAAGCATGTGGAAAGAGATGATGTTTGGTCATTACCCATTCACTATGGTAAATGGAGAACTAGCATTTGCATTAAATCCGATATTACCAGGATGGTTATTTAATGAGCAAGGTGAGGTATCAGCTACATTTTTAGGCAGTACTACCATTACGTATAAAAACCAAGATAAACGTAATACGTATGGCGAAAATCATACCGAAGTTAATTCCATGAAGCTAGTGTACCATGATGGAAAATCAGAAATCATAGAGGATGCAATCATAGTTGGTGATATCGCTTACGACATACGTAATGGTGATGTAGCCTCTATTGAAGTGGAGATGAGCTAG
- a CDS encoding glycoside hydrolase family 30 protein — MRTVKQIVTARDTEDRLTEKETVSFTSDNQEADICIDPSITYQSIFGFGGAFTEATAYTLSQMSEDKRAEVLHKYFDQNEGIGYNIGRVHIHSCDFALENYTYVQEGDVDLATFDISRDHKWVLPLLKDAMKVKGDTIPLLASPWSPPAWMKTNQDMNNGGQLLPEYQQTWAKYYATFIQEYQREGLEIWGVSVQNEPAAVQVWDSCIYSAEEERDFVKNHLGPTLHENGLEDINILIWDHNRDQIVERASTVLSDPEAAKYVWGTGFHWYVSEDFEQVGEVHNRFPDKHLLFTEGCQEGGVKLGEWFTGERYGRNMIGDLNNWTEGYLDWNMVLNEDGGPNHVQNLCDAPIIADTKTNELHYNSSYYYIGHFSKFIRPGALRIGVTNHHDVLETTSFRNKDGSIAVVVMNESDEHQAFSLGDCDHLIHFELPAHSIATYIVNG; from the coding sequence ATGAGAACAGTAAAACAAATTGTAACGGCACGAGATACGGAAGATCGGTTAACAGAAAAGGAAACAGTGTCGTTTACGTCGGATAATCAGGAAGCAGATATTTGTATCGATCCCTCCATAACCTATCAATCTATCTTTGGATTTGGAGGGGCCTTTACGGAAGCTACGGCTTACACACTTAGTCAGATGTCTGAGGATAAACGAGCAGAGGTACTGCACAAATATTTTGATCAAAATGAGGGTATTGGGTACAACATTGGTCGTGTTCATATTCATAGTTGCGATTTCGCTTTAGAGAATTATACGTATGTTCAAGAAGGAGATGTTGACTTAGCTACATTCGATATTTCTCGAGATCACAAATGGGTTCTCCCACTCTTGAAGGATGCTATGAAAGTGAAGGGAGACACGATCCCACTTCTAGCATCTCCTTGGAGTCCTCCTGCTTGGATGAAAACAAATCAAGATATGAATAACGGTGGACAGCTTTTACCAGAGTACCAACAAACATGGGCGAAGTACTATGCAACATTTATCCAGGAATATCAACGGGAAGGATTGGAGATATGGGGCGTTTCTGTTCAAAACGAACCAGCAGCTGTCCAAGTTTGGGATTCTTGTATTTATTCTGCTGAGGAAGAACGAGACTTTGTGAAAAATCATCTCGGACCTACACTGCATGAGAATGGACTAGAGGATATTAATATCCTCATCTGGGATCATAACCGTGATCAAATCGTTGAGAGAGCTTCCACTGTTTTGTCTGACCCTGAAGCAGCAAAATATGTATGGGGAACTGGTTTTCATTGGTATGTGAGTGAAGATTTCGAGCAAGTTGGAGAGGTGCATAACCGATTCCCAGATAAACATCTTTTGTTCACGGAAGGTTGCCAAGAAGGTGGAGTAAAGCTAGGTGAATGGTTCACAGGTGAGCGATATGGAAGAAATATGATTGGTGATTTAAATAATTGGACTGAAGGTTACTTGGATTGGAACATGGTTCTTAATGAAGATGGTGGTCCTAACCACGTCCAAAACCTTTGTGACGCTCCAATCATTGCCGATACCAAAACAAATGAACTTCATTACAACAGTTCGTACTATTATATTGGACATTTTAGTAAATTCATTCGTCCTGGAGCTCTTCGAATTGGGGTTACCAATCACCATGATGTTTTAGAAACTACGTCATTTAGAAACAAGGACGGTAGCATTGCCGTAGTCGTAATGAATGAGTCTGATGAGCACCAAGCATTCTCTTTAGGGGACTGTGATCATCTTATACATTTTGAACTCCCTGCCCATTCCATCGCTACTTATATTGTTAACGGATAA
- a CDS encoding GH1 family beta-glucosidase codes for MQTFSKDFIFGTATSSYQIEGAATEGGRTPSIWDEFSKTPGKVWNGDTGDVACDHYHRFEEDIEIIKALGVDSYRFSISWPRVFPSEGQYNPEGMEFYKKLAKKLTEAGIKPFVTLYHWDMPKWAYDKGGWVNRDSVQWFLEYAEKCFEELDDLVSMWITHNEPWCAALLGYYEGVHAPGHTNLDEAVRVSHHLLLSHGKAVELYKNQLHLTKPIGITLNLSPVYPASERVEDELAANNYDGYLNRWFLDPVFKASYPKDMLNLYSKQVSSFDFIQEGDMGTIASPCDFFGINFYNRALIRYSTNSPLLFEPAESDYPKTGMGWDVSPNEFKELIRTLRRDFTDLPIYITENGAAFQDVLEEDGTVKDVERRDYMEQHIEAISALNEEGMNIQGYYLWSLLDNFEWAFGYDKRFGITYVDFQTQKRYMKDSAKRYAEIVHSRQL; via the coding sequence ATGCAGACATTTTCAAAGGATTTTATTTTTGGAACCGCAACGTCTTCCTATCAGATTGAGGGTGCGGCTACCGAAGGGGGAAGAACTCCGTCTATATGGGATGAGTTTTCAAAAACACCAGGGAAAGTTTGGAATGGGGATACTGGTGATGTAGCCTGTGATCATTACCATCGTTTTGAGGAAGATATAGAGATCATTAAGGCACTTGGTGTTGACTCTTATAGGTTTTCCATATCATGGCCAAGGGTTTTTCCTAGCGAAGGCCAATATAATCCAGAAGGTATGGAGTTTTATAAGAAATTGGCTAAAAAGCTAACGGAAGCAGGGATTAAACCTTTCGTAACCCTATATCACTGGGATATGCCGAAATGGGCATATGATAAAGGTGGATGGGTAAATCGGGATTCTGTACAATGGTTTTTAGAATACGCAGAAAAATGTTTCGAAGAGTTAGATGATCTTGTCTCAATGTGGATTACTCATAATGAACCGTGGTGTGCAGCACTTTTGGGTTATTATGAAGGAGTTCACGCACCAGGTCATACGAATTTGGACGAGGCAGTAAGAGTTTCTCATCATTTGCTGCTATCTCATGGCAAAGCTGTAGAGCTTTATAAAAATCAGCTTCACTTAACTAAACCTATTGGAATCACGTTGAATCTTTCCCCTGTTTATCCTGCTAGTGAACGTGTAGAAGATGAACTTGCGGCAAATAATTATGATGGATATCTGAATCGTTGGTTTTTAGATCCAGTATTCAAAGCTAGCTATCCAAAAGATATGTTGAATTTATACTCTAAGCAAGTCTCAAGCTTTGATTTTATTCAAGAAGGAGATATGGGTACCATTGCAAGTCCATGTGATTTTTTTGGAATTAATTTTTATAATCGAGCGTTAATTCGTTATTCTACTAACTCACCACTTCTATTTGAGCCAGCAGAATCAGATTATCCTAAAACTGGTATGGGATGGGATGTATCCCCGAATGAATTCAAAGAACTAATTCGCACCCTTAGAAGGGATTTTACAGACTTGCCTATATATATTACGGAGAATGGGGCTGCATTTCAAGATGTCCTTGAGGAAGATGGAACCGTGAAGGATGTAGAACGAAGAGATTATATGGAGCAACATATTGAAGCCATATCTGCCTTAAATGAGGAAGGGATGAACATTCAAGGCTATTACTTGTGGTCGCTGCTTGATAATTTTGAGTGGGCATTTGGCTATGATAAACGGTTTGGAATTACGTATGTCGACTTTCAAACCCAGAAAAGGTATATGAAAGACAGTGCCAAACGATATGCAGAGATTGTTCATAGTAGACAACTTTAG
- a CDS encoding carbohydrate ABC transporter permease produces the protein MTRKQYTKLIVYVCLVLLAVISALPFYMMIVNATRDTKEILSGFSFLPGSSLIENYQTMMDYVNIWLGFKNSLIVSVSVTVLSGYFSALTAFGFAVYNFKGKNPLFIFMLLMMMVPGQLGLIGFYELNKFIGTLDTFIPLIVPAIASPFVVFFLRQYLATTLHPTLLEAARMDGASELKIFHTIALPIMMPAVATMSIFTFIGSWNNYIVPLVVLFSPEKFTLPVLMGFLKGSQVAQNLGSMYIGIAISVVPIMVAFLFFSKYIISSISAGSVKE, from the coding sequence ATGACTAGAAAGCAATATACCAAACTGATCGTCTATGTATGCTTAGTTCTGTTAGCTGTAATCAGTGCCCTGCCTTTTTACATGATGATTGTAAATGCCACACGAGATACGAAAGAGATTCTATCAGGCTTCTCTTTTTTACCAGGAAGTTCGTTAATTGAGAACTATCAAACAATGATGGATTACGTGAACATTTGGCTTGGGTTTAAGAATAGCTTAATTGTTTCTGTATCAGTCACGGTTCTTAGTGGGTATTTTTCTGCCTTAACTGCATTTGGGTTTGCGGTTTATAACTTTAAGGGTAAAAACCCGCTATTCATTTTTATGTTATTGATGATGATGGTACCTGGCCAACTAGGTTTAATTGGTTTTTATGAATTAAATAAATTTATTGGTACCCTTGATACATTTATTCCATTAATTGTTCCAGCTATAGCAAGTCCATTCGTAGTGTTCTTCTTAAGACAGTATTTAGCAACTACCTTACATCCAACACTATTAGAAGCAGCGCGAATGGATGGGGCAAGTGAATTGAAAATCTTCCATACGATTGCACTTCCGATAATGATGCCGGCAGTAGCTACTATGTCTATCTTTACGTTTATCGGATCTTGGAATAATTATATTGTTCCATTGGTTGTTCTGTTTTCACCAGAGAAATTTACGCTACCAGTATTAATGGGTTTCTTAAAAGGTTCGCAAGTTGCACAGAATTTAGGCTCTATGTATATAGGAATTGCAATCTCGGTTGTACCAATTATGGTAGCCTTCTTGTTCTTCTCTAAATATATCATAAGCAGTATTTCAGCTGGATCTGTAAAAGAATAA
- a CDS encoding carbohydrate ABC transporter permease, protein MKKLDHKGYFFIAPFFAIFLVFNIYPVLLTFYYTFTSYEGYGTPEFIGLTNYIRIFSDSYFYEAFFNTWKIWGLNFALQLGIALLLAALFSDLRFKIKGLGFFRAIFYLPNLITISSVAILFSIMLDWRHGSVNMFLQQIGLISEPINWLNQPVTAQVSVALILTWMWFGYTFIVLMAGVSGIPGELYEAALIDGANRWQTFVHITLPLLKPIMLYVMITSLIGGLQLFDLPMLITDGLGAPEGSLNTMVLYLYNQAFRYNNYGYAATIAYALFLITVIFSAITFKSMYRKSVKE, encoded by the coding sequence ATGAAAAAATTAGATCACAAAGGATACTTCTTTATAGCGCCATTTTTTGCAATCTTTCTGGTTTTTAATATCTATCCGGTTCTGCTTACCTTTTACTACACCTTTACTAGCTATGAGGGATACGGAACCCCTGAATTTATTGGGCTTACTAACTATATTCGTATTTTTTCAGATAGCTATTTTTATGAGGCTTTCTTCAATACGTGGAAAATATGGGGATTAAACTTCGCCCTCCAGTTAGGGATTGCATTGTTATTAGCAGCATTGTTTTCAGATCTCCGATTTAAGATTAAAGGGCTTGGATTTTTTAGAGCCATTTTCTATCTACCAAACTTAATAACTATAAGTTCTGTCGCAATTCTATTTAGTATTATGCTAGATTGGCGTCACGGTTCTGTGAATATGTTTCTACAGCAGATAGGGCTTATCTCAGAGCCAATTAATTGGTTAAATCAACCTGTAACTGCTCAGGTTTCTGTGGCACTTATTCTTACGTGGATGTGGTTTGGTTACACCTTTATTGTATTGATGGCAGGGGTATCAGGTATCCCGGGAGAATTATATGAAGCTGCATTAATTGATGGGGCTAACCGATGGCAAACTTTTGTACATATAACGCTGCCTCTTCTGAAACCAATTATGTTATATGTCATGATTACTTCTTTAATTGGTGGTCTACAATTATTTGATTTACCAATGCTTATTACGGATGGCCTAGGAGCACCAGAAGGCTCCCTGAACACGATGGTATTGTATTTATACAACCAAGCATTCCGTTATAACAATTATGGCTATGCAGCGACCATTGCATATGCATTATTCCTTATTACAGTAATCTTTTCAGCTATTACATTTAAATCTATGTATCGTAAAAGTGTCAAAGAATAG
- a CDS encoding extracellular solute-binding protein, which translates to MKKRFGLYLMLVLTLLVSAACSSDTNANSGSDSDSKDDVLKVWSFTDELKEPIKTFEERNGVKVELTIVPIADYPTKLKPVLESGVGAPDVFTGEIAFLKQWTDRNYWENLSEEPYNADQLSDDYVDYVFDLGKDSEGNVKALSWQTTPGGIFYRRSIATEVLGTDDPNEVGEMMSSWDGVFEVGEKMKEKGYSLFPDEGAIRWFSKGEEPQPWVNENNELIMTDAKLNYFDHAKKLRDKEYTAFAPEWSPTWIESMNGPIGIDKDGEEGEQEATGQTEVFSYALPTWGLHSVLKINAEDTSGDWAVTNGPSPYFWGGTWLGIYSGSKNKELAWDFVKMMTHEEEFLTDWAKETGDVLSYLPVTEKIKDDFSEPFLDGQNNYTFFLDQAEKIEAGIVTKYDQQIDTLLGGQVLEYVDGKKTKEEAVNEFYKQVKNAYPELKLPQ; encoded by the coding sequence GTGAAAAAAAGGTTTGGTTTGTATTTAATGTTAGTACTTACGTTACTTGTTTCTGCTGCTTGTTCATCTGACACAAATGCTAATTCTGGTTCAGATTCTGATTCAAAGGATGATGTTCTTAAGGTTTGGTCGTTTACCGATGAATTAAAAGAGCCAATCAAAACATTTGAAGAAAGAAATGGCGTTAAGGTTGAGTTAACCATTGTCCCTATTGCTGATTATCCTACTAAGTTGAAGCCAGTCTTAGAAAGTGGAGTAGGTGCACCTGATGTTTTTACTGGTGAAATTGCTTTCTTAAAGCAATGGACAGATCGAAATTATTGGGAAAACTTGTCTGAAGAACCTTATAATGCTGACCAATTATCAGATGATTATGTTGATTATGTATTTGATTTAGGTAAAGATTCAGAAGGTAACGTCAAAGCGCTTTCATGGCAAACTACACCTGGTGGTATTTTCTATCGTAGAAGTATCGCAACTGAAGTGCTAGGAACGGATGATCCTAATGAAGTGGGCGAAATGATGTCTTCTTGGGATGGTGTATTTGAAGTAGGCGAGAAAATGAAAGAAAAAGGATATAGCTTGTTCCCAGATGAAGGAGCTATTCGTTGGTTCTCAAAAGGTGAAGAACCACAACCATGGGTAAATGAAAATAATGAACTAATCATGACAGATGCGAAGTTGAATTACTTTGATCATGCTAAAAAATTACGTGATAAAGAATACACAGCTTTTGCACCAGAATGGTCTCCTACATGGATTGAATCTATGAATGGTCCAATTGGTATAGATAAAGATGGAGAAGAGGGGGAGCAAGAAGCAACTGGTCAAACAGAAGTATTTTCTTACGCTCTTCCAACTTGGGGATTACACAGTGTTCTAAAAATAAACGCTGAAGATACTTCTGGTGATTGGGCAGTTACGAATGGACCTTCTCCTTATTTCTGGGGTGGTACTTGGTTAGGGATTTATAGCGGTTCTAAAAATAAAGAGCTTGCATGGGATTTCGTGAAGATGATGACACATGAAGAAGAATTCTTAACAGACTGGGCTAAAGAAACAGGAGACGTGCTTTCCTATCTTCCTGTAACAGAGAAAATTAAAGATGATTTCAGTGAGCCTTTCTTGGATGGTCAAAATAACTATACTTTCTTTCTTGACCAGGCAGAAAAAATTGAGGCTGGTATTGTAACGAAATATGACCAGCAAATTGATACGTTGCTAGGTGGTCAAGTTCTAGAGTATGTTGACGGGAAGAAAACCAAAGAAGAAGCTGTTAATGAGTTTTACAAGCAAGTTAAAAACGCATATCCAGAATTAAAATTGCCTCAATAA
- a CDS encoding LacI family DNA-binding transcriptional regulator: MVTIYDIAKKTGYSVTTVSKVINNYQDVSEKTKKAIQLAMEETGYLPNSHARSLTTKKSWTIGVVFIESLGIGMKHPFFNAVIESFRKQVELLGYDLLFASRSISNQKKSYLDHFRYRGVDGVVIVCSTYDDEQVQELIENSIPSVVIDLNSKESSAVYSDNLDGSRQAVEYLYGLGHRAIAHIRGHQSTHAGEQRMLGYKHTLTNLGIPVREEYIENGRYFSRDGGYEAMEKLLALMNRPTAVYAAGDSMAIGAIEAIRNHGLHVPEDISVIGYDDIELSQYVHPPLTTIRQKTDLIGIESAKLLVKQINEKEKCIEHHIIPVELVERHSCSSI, from the coding sequence ATGGTTACCATTTATGATATAGCAAAAAAGACAGGTTATTCTGTTACAACAGTATCCAAAGTCATTAATAATTATCAAGATGTTAGTGAAAAAACCAAGAAAGCTATTCAATTAGCTATGGAAGAAACAGGATATTTGCCTAACTCTCATGCCAGATCCTTAACGACTAAAAAATCCTGGACAATTGGTGTAGTATTTATTGAGTCATTAGGTATCGGGATGAAGCATCCTTTCTTCAATGCTGTCATTGAAAGCTTTCGAAAGCAAGTTGAACTCTTAGGGTATGATCTACTCTTTGCATCTAGAAGCATTAGTAATCAAAAGAAAAGTTATTTGGATCACTTTCGTTATAGAGGAGTAGATGGTGTGGTTATTGTCTGTTCAACCTACGATGACGAACAAGTTCAAGAATTAATAGAAAATTCAATTCCTAGTGTTGTTATTGATCTTAATAGTAAAGAATCAAGCGCAGTCTATTCAGATAATTTAGATGGTAGTAGACAAGCAGTAGAGTACTTATACGGACTTGGTCATCGTGCAATCGCACACATTAGGGGACACCAATCCACTCATGCTGGAGAACAAAGAATGCTGGGGTATAAACATACTTTAACAAACTTAGGGATACCCGTTCGAGAAGAGTACATTGAGAATGGAAGGTATTTTTCAAGAGATGGTGGGTATGAAGCGATGGAGAAATTACTCGCTTTAATGAATCGTCCAACTGCTGTGTATGCAGCTGGAGATAGTATGGCGATAGGTGCCATAGAAGCCATTCGCAACCATGGTTTACACGTACCAGAAGATATATCAGTTATAGGATACGATGATATTGAATTATCTCAATACGTTCATCCACCATTAACTACGATTAGACAAAAGACAGATTTGATAGGTATTGAATCTGCAAAACTACTAGTTAAACAAATTAATGAAAAAGAAAAATGTATAGAACATCATATAATACCTGTAGAATTAGTGGAAAGACATTCTTGTAGTAGCATATAA